The sequence ACCACGATCAACTGCGCCGTGCGGGCCTGCATGCGCGCCACGGCCTGCAGCACCCAGGCCAACCCCTTGCGATGAAAGTCTCCCACGAACAGCAGGACCGGCGCATCGTCAGCTAACCCCAAGGCGGCCCGCGTGGGCGCGCGTAGCGGCGCCAGTTGGGTGTCGGCAAAATCAGCCGGTTCGACCCCGTTGGGCACGACGGTGATGCGCTCGCCCGCCACCCCATAGGCGTGTTCAAGTTCCGCCTTGACGCGCGCCGAGACCGCGATCAGGGCCCGGGTGCCGCCCCCTTGAAAGGCGGGGGCCTCGAAGCGGTCCGCCACGCGCCAGTAGAGCTGATGGTAGGCCCGACGCCAGCTGGGAAGCGGCTGCATGACGGGCAAGCCGGCTCGCCGCGCCTCCCGCTCGCGGACCGCGGCAGCCTGAAGTTCAGCCCCCCAGGCTCGCTGACAGAACTGGGCCGTGACCACGTCCCGGCGGGCACAGCAGCCCCCGACGGTATGCACCACGTCAAACGGCTCATCGGCCAGCGCGCGCGTCGAATTCCACCAGAAGGTGAGCAGGCGCAACAGGTTGATGCCCTCGTGGGCCCGCACGGGGCGATGCACGACGCCCTCGACGGGCTGGAACAGATGGCTGAAAACGTGCACTTCATGACGCGTGGCCAGGTGCCGGGCCAGTTCGAGCATGTAGCGCCCATGGCCGCTCTCGCGAATCACCTCGGCACACACCAGGGCGATTCTCAAAAGCCCAACTCCTGCTCGATCGGGGCCGGCGGCTTGGTTTCGACCCGGCGCCCCTGCCACAAGGCCCAGGCCCGCTTGAAGTCGAGCAACCACTCCAAGCCCAGAAAAGCCAGCTGGCTGCCCAGGGGAATGCGCCACTGATGGGCGATCGCCTGGCTCAACCCGCGCTTCAGGCGACGCGCCTGCCAGGCGAACAGTGCGGCCAGCCCGAGCCAGCCCAGGGCCGGCGCTCCAAACAAGGGCGAGAGTCCCAGGCCCAGCAACCCGCTTTTGAGCGCCACGCGGCGCCAGACGCCTGGAGCCATCCCCCCCCAGGCCTCCGGGTGCTTGCGCTGCATGTAGGGCAGCCAGCGCAGGTAGCCGGCAGCGCGCCAGGCCCCCGCAAAGGCAATCGGGCGCGGAGGATGCTGCACCACCACGGCCTCGGACCAGCTGGGCTCCCCCAGCCACTCGCGCAAGCGCCGGATCAGATCCTCGTCCTCGAAAAACGGCGCCCCGAAGGTCTCGTCAAAACCACCGATGCCGAGCAGGACATCCTTCTTGATGGCGAAATTGGCGGTGGCCACGCCATCCTGCGGCCCGAGGCGCACGGAGTGGACCAGCGCCTCGATCGGCGGCACGGCCGAGCGCACCGGGCCATGTACGGCATAGCAGAGGGGGTCGTCGAAGGCCTCGGCGATGCCATCGAGCCAGCCAGGCTCCGGCAGGCAATCGTCGTCCGTGAAGGCGATGATGGTGCCGCGGGCCTCCGCCACCCCCCGATTGCGCGCCGTGGCGGGGCCCGC comes from Candidatus Sericytochromatia bacterium and encodes:
- a CDS encoding glycosyltransferase family 4 protein — its product is MRIALVCAEVIRESGHGRYMLELARHLATRHEVHVFSHLFQPVEGVVHRPVRAHEGINLLRLLTFWWNSTRALADEPFDVVHTVGGCCARRDVVTAQFCQRAWGAELQAAAVREREARRAGLPVMQPLPSWRRAYHQLYWRVADRFEAPAFQGGGTRALIAVSARVKAELEHAYGVAGERITVVPNGVEPADFADTQLAPLRAPTRAALGLADDAPVLLFVGDFHRKGLAWVLQAVARMQARTAQLIVVGRGDLAAFRALAQRLGVAERTHFVGFQAEPRPYFAAADAFVFPTWYEPFGMVVVEALAAGLPVVTSTLAGASDAVQDGVNGFLLPEPSDVGAIAAHLDGLCLDAPKRLAMARAARDSVTPYAWSRIAARTETVYDEVVQARAARRLGLSGPDSPGTMRRPSR
- a CDS encoding glycosyltransferase, whose translation is MTGTLPFISIVVPAFGRPAALAALLEALADQSYPTGSFEVLVADDGTVPPLAEQLPQRHSPFSLRFLRAPNAGPATARNRGVAEARGTIIAFTDDDCLPEPGWLDGIAEAFDDPLCYAVHGPVRSAVPPIEALVHSVRLGPQDGVATANFAIKKDVLLGIGGFDETFGAPFFEDEDLIRRLREWLGEPSWSEAVVVQHPPRPIAFAGAWRAAGYLRWLPYMQRKHPEAWGGMAPGVWRRVALKSGLLGLGLSPLFGAPALGWLGLAALFAWQARRLKRGLSQAIAHQWRIPLGSQLAFLGLEWLLDFKRAWALWQGRRVETKPPAPIEQELGF